The Weissella confusa DNA window GCCAAAGCCACGTAACTACTTTATCGAAACGCAAGAAAAGCACTACTTGAATGCTCACATTAACGAGCCTTATTACGCAATGCGTGAAGTGTTGGAAGAGTTCTATCCAGACTATGTACCAGCATTCGATGCGTTGGGTAAGTCAACGAAGGCGCACTTATTTAACATGAGTGTGATGCGTCAAGATAAGTTCCAGGCATACACGGATTTTTTGTTTGATGTATTGGGTAAGGTTGATGAACGCATCGACGTTGCCAAGTACGAAGGGCAAGATCGCCGTTCACTAGGTTTCTTGGCTGAACGTTTGATGGACACCTGGGTTAACACGCAAAACTTGCGTGTTAAGGAGTACCCAGTGGTGACAACTGAAAAGACAAACTGGTTGGATAAGGGAACGCAATTTTTGAAGCGTAAGTTTATCAAGAATGGCGAACGCAAGGTTCACTTCTAAACCGAATGAAGCACCGCAGATTTTTTCAAATCTGCGGTGTTTTGTGCTCTATGACTAACTTTTTAACCCATTGACGGGTAGTTTATGGTAAAGTAAATAGGAAGATTTATATTCTGAAAGGAATCATCAAAAATGACTTTGAATGATAAGAACTACGACTACCTA harbors:
- a CDS encoding DUF4422 domain-containing protein, with amino-acid sequence MKILIAAHKPYQMPTSDIYLPVMVGAALHDKVIDGYTPDNTGQNMSDKNGFYNELTALYWAKYNLQDEDILGLAHYRRYLGRKASHDLADILSEDDIRKGLAEADILLPKPRNYFIETQEKHYLNAHINEPYYAMREVLEEFYPDYVPAFDALGKSTKAHLFNMSVMRQDKFQAYTDFLFDVLGKVDERIDVAKYEGQDRRSLGFLAERLMDTWVNTQNLRVKEYPVVTTEKTNWLDKGTQFLKRKFIKNGERKVHF